TCCGGCGAGCACGGGGACTTCTGTCGAGAAGGTCCGAGCGCGTGCGGCGTCGAAGCAGGACACCACCAGGCCCACCTCGCCTGCATCGAAAGCAGCGTCGAAGCCGGGTCAAACCATGCGCTTCGACCCCACCACAGGTCGCTACATGCCCGTGGGCGAGCCATTACCTTGGCGCAACACGTTTCTTTCGACCTCACACTCGGTATCCGCCTACACGCTACTTAAAGGCGCGCAGCTTTCCTACAATCCCACCTATTGGCAAAGCTACGCTCTGTTCCCGCGCTGGAACTTCACCGATACGCTGAGCGTGCGCCTGAATCAGGGGATGGCACTCGAGCTTACACCATCGGAAGCGGCCACCAAGAAGCGCCAGCTGCTGCTCGGCGACACGACCATCGACTTGGTGGAGGCCAATCTCGAGACGCTGCACGGAGTGATCATCGGCGTGGGCGCCCGTTTGCTGTTGCCGCTATCGATCGCGAGCCGCGCCCGCAAGCGTGTCATGGCGACGGGACTGCGGGCTGCGCTCACGAAATCGATCAAGGGCGTGGCCGAGGGTCTCGTTGTTCAGCTGATGGGCGCCTACTCCCGCTGGTGGGCAAGGTCGAACGTCGCTTCGGTCGATCCCCGACTGGAGTATCCCTGCTCACTCGCAACCCCGGTGGGGCTCCCCTTGCAGCGCTCGTGCGATCAAGCCCTCGGTCCCAGCAGCATTCGAGACGTTTTCGTCAGCGGCGTTGGCTCCCAGGTGATGCTCATGCCCGGGTGGATCGTGTCCGGTGGCTTCTCGTGGATATGGGCGCTCGGGTACGGGCTTTCAGACGCCAGCGTTCCCACACTTGCAGGCGATGTGATCCTGTCCGATCAAAGCCGGACCCACTGGCGCAACGCAACTAGCTTCTCGGTGTCGACCACCTACATGGCCGCCGCTTGGGTGATGCTGACGCTCGCGTTCGGATCTCCACCCATGGGTGACAGTCAACTGAAGCCGGACGGAAGCCGCCGCAACCCTTTTGTGAATCGCTTCTCCCAGCTCAGCCTGGCTGCAACCGTCACCCTCGACCAGCTCTACACCGCACTGCGCTCCGAGTAGCCTCCAAAGAGGCCAGTTACATGCTGGTGCAAGAGCAGGGGAGGTTTAAAACGGGGGCGGGATAGGCGGGCGTCGGTCCGAAGCTGGCGTTTTTGGGGTGCCATCGTGGGACCGAGGCCGAGGCCCGATGCGGAGGCCGGCTAGGCGCCTCCTAAGGCGATGGAGTGCAGCTTGCCATCGGGTCCGAGCCAGCCGCACAGTCACCGTTGGCGTTGAACGTGCCGCACACTCCCGTCGCAGTGCAGCAGCCGACCGGACTGATCGCATCGCCCGGGCAATCCGCCGCGATCAGCATTTTGTCCACGCATAGCGTGAGCGAGCTGGGCAGCAGCGCGCCGCAGCCGCTGCTGGGGGTGCAGCAGGGCGGAAACGGCGCCGAGCCGGCGCCCGTGCAGGTTGTTGCGCCACACGTGAGAACGATGTTCCCGTCGCAGTCAAGCGAAGGCAGGCCCGACAAGCTGGGGGACGCGAGGCAGCTCTTGTTGGCGCCATCCCAGACCCCACACCTATTCATCTCCGCGCAGCAGCCCACGGCCTGGGTCTGGTCTGGGCAGTCTGGATCTAGAATGCTGGAATCGATGCAAGCTCCGCTGATGAAGAGCCCGCACGCACCGGTCGCCGTGCAACAGCGCGGTCGAGGGTAACGCAGGGGATTAGGTGGCCTTTCCGGGCATACCACGCCGCCACAAGTAAACGGTCGTAGCTCGCCCATGCAGTCTGTGGAGTACTGTAACGTTGCGTCGAGAAGGCATTGTGTTCCGTCGAGTGACGGTCGGCCGCAGTAGCCTTCGTTGGTGCAGCATCCGCCGCGGCAGTTTTCGTCCAGAAGGGCCGGCTCCATGCAACCGGTGGGCGAATAATCGGGCTCACCTCCGAGCGGAGGGGGAACCCCAGGACCCGTGCTAACTCCGCAGCTGCCGTTCGGCAGACAACAGGGCGATGCGAGGCCGCTCGGGTCGGCGCAGGCGTTCATCCTGCAATAGTATTTGCCGTCGCAACGCTGCTCGGTGCCGAACGAGGGAAGGCCGGGAACGGGCTGCGCCGCCGTGCACCTTTCGTCGTACCCAACGAACCCGCACGTGTCCTTGGGTAAACAGCACCCCGGACCCGGTCCCAGATCCTGCGCACACTTCGGCTCGACCTCCGACATATCCACGCATGCGATGCCCACGACACTGCGAACACCGCACGTCATGTCGATCCGGCAACAGGCGGCTAGCCCTTCGATACTTGGATCGGGGCAGTTCAGCCCGCCGCAGTCGTTGGGACTGCCTCCTGGAGAGCCCGGCAGGCCCGCCAGCCCACCCGCCCCCGGAGTCATGCCGGCTGTGCCGCCGTCCACTGTAGGGCCCATAGCGGCATCGTGGCCCGCAGCGCCGCCCGAGCCAGCACCGCCGTCCATGCCTCCAGCGTCCCCGGCAGCGCCGTCTCCGCCACCGCCGCCCATGCCTCCAGCGTCTGCAGCAGCGGCGTCTGCAGCGCTGTCTTCGTCGCCGCCGCAGCCCGCGCCCAGCACCACGATCGCCCATGGGATAGCCGTTAGAAAAGCGCAGAGGTTTCCTCTCACAGCAAACAGGCTGAGCATCGAGCTGCCTCCTTGGAGCCAAGCCACTACCGCCGAGACGTTTGAGTGTAGGTCGTCAGAGCACAGCTGTGAAGCCCGTGAAGCCCAGCACTCCTGCGCGGCCGGTCTCGACCGGCTATTCTTGGACGGGCCCTAACGGTAGCCCTCGGCTTGTACCGCAAACAGGCGCGCGTAGCGCCCATCGCGAGCTATCAGCTCGTCGTGGGAGCCTTCCTCGATCACCGTGCCACGGTCGAGGACGACGATGCGATCGGCCGAGCGCACAGTTGAAAAGCGGTGCGAGATCAGAACGACCATCTTGCCGCTGGCCCGATTGCGCACGTGGTCGAAGACCGTGGCTTCCGCCTCCGCGTCCATGGCCGCGGTGGGCTCATCGAGGACCAGGATGTCCGCGCCGCCCGCCATGAAAGCGCGGGACAAGGCAACCTTCTGCCATTGGCCGCCGGAAAGCTCGCGGCCCCCTTTGAACCAGCGGCCGAGCTGTGTTCGGTACCGATCCGGGAAGCGCTCGATGAAAGGGGCGGCCATGCCCGTGTCGGCCGCGTACTTCCAGCGCGCCTCGTCGTCGAAGCGCTCGACGTCGCCGGCGCCCAGGTTTTCGCCCACGAGCATCTGGTAGCGGGCGAAGTCCTGGAAGATGACCGAGATACGCTTGCGCAGCGACTCCTCGTCCCACTGCCTGGTATCGAGCCCGTCGATGCGGATCTGCCCCTCGCTGGGCTCGTAGAGGCGGGCCAGGAGCTTGATAAGCGTGGTTTTTCCAGAGCCGTTCTCGCCCACCAGGGCCAGACTCTGGCCCGGGCGTAGCGCAAACGAGACGTGGCTGAGGGAAGGGCCATCGCTGCCCGGATAGGTGAAGCTCACATCGTCGAATTCGATGCCCAAGCTGGGTTCGATCCCCTGCAACCGATGGCCGGTGGGTCGCTCGACGCGCTGGTCGAGGAATTCGTACAGATTCGACAGATACAGGTTGTCTTCGTACATGCCACCGATGGCCGATAGGCTGGCAGCCACTGCGGCCTGGCCCTGTTTGAAGAGCAGCAAGTACATCGTCATCTCGCCCAAGGTGATCTGGCGCTCGATCGTGGCCCAGGCGACCCAGCCATAGGCGCCGTAGAACGCCAGGGTTCCAACGAGTCCGAGCGCGTAGCCCCAGATTCCGCGGCGCAGAGTGAGGTTACGATCCTCGGCAAAGAGCTTCGTGAAGATGTCGCGGTAGCGTTCGAGGAGGAGCGGCCCGAGTCGAAAGATCTTGACCTCTTTGACGTAGTCCTCGCGAGCCAGCACCGTCTCCAGGTACATTTGTTTGCGGGTTTCAGGCGAACGCCACCGAAAGAGCCGGAATGCGTCTCCCGCGAAGCGCGTCTCCGCGACGAAGGCCGGCAGTCCAGCCGTGAACAACACCAGCACCGCAATAGGCGAAAAGCGAAACAGCAAGGCACCGTAGCTGCCGAGCGAGATAGCGTTCTGAACCAGCCCAAAGGTGCGCATCACCAGGCTTAGCGGTCTGGTGGATGCTTCCCGTCTGGCTCGGGTCAGCTTGTCGTAGAACTCGGAATCTTCGAAATGGCTGACATCGAGCGTGAGGGCTTTTTCGAGGATGATCGCGTTGACGCGATGTCCCAGCATCGCCCGCAGCAGGGACTGGCAGACGCCGATCGCACGCTGGGCGCCCGTGAGGACCACGACGATGCCGGCCTCCAAGGCCACGAACCTCATAACAGGACGCAGCTCGGGATCGGCTGTTCCTGCGGCCGCCACTACCGCGTCCACGATCAGCTGGCCGACCCAGGCGACCGCGGCAGGCAGGACGCCCGCGACCAGCGTAAAGGTCGCCAACGCAACGGTAAGCAGTCGGCTGGTCGACCAGACCAGCTCCACGGCGCGCTTGGAGTAGCGGAAGACTCCGAGAAACTCCTGCAGGCCCGCTTTCGCTGTTTGGTCTGGCGGCGGCGACACGGCTACCATGATGGCCCGTCTAGCATCGCTGCGGGACGGTAACCGGACCTTCGCATGTTCGAGCTTGTGGCGGCCCCTGCACGGCGCGCCACGCGGGCAGTGCGAGGGGCGGGACTCGAACCCGCACATCCATAGGACACCAGAACCTAAATCTGGCGCGTCTGCCAGTTCCGCCACCCTCGCTAGTACGATGTTCCGGCGGCGCCAGCGTGGCGGGTGGGTGCGCTGCTGTCAAGGCGGGCCGCTGTCGCGCGATCCGGCCTTGGCGCGGCCGCCGCTGCGTTTTTCGCCAGCGAGCGATGGCGAGGACGAAAGCCGCCCCAGCAAACGCCTGGGAAGCCGTCGCGCAGGCGTGGTTACCCCGTGAACAGTTACCTTTTGCCGTGGCCGTGGTATCCAGCCAGTATGCTCAGCGAAGAAGCGCTGAGCGCCACGTTTGTTCAGGAGAGCGATCATGATCATGCGCCTTGCAGCCGTGTTTTGTACGGGGATGCTGCTCGCGGGCATCACAAGGGCTCAGACCACGCCGGCGAGCCAGGCGGAGCAGCAAGAGAAGGACCGCGCCGCGGAGCTGCAGCGCAGGGCGGGGCAGCTGTTCACCGCGGGCCTGGAGGCGTATGACGCTGGCCGTTATGGGACGGCTCTTTTTTCGTTTCAGGAGGCGTACCGGATCAGGCCGCATCCCGCCGTGCACGTCAACATGGCCAACTGCTACGACAAGCTCGACAAGCCGCTGCAAGCCGTGTTCCATTTCGAGCGTTTTCTCCGGGACATGGGTCGAAAAGCGAGCTCGCGACAGCGTCGCGAGGTGAGGGCGGCCGTCCGGCGATTGCGCAAGCGCATCGGCTCGCTGGAGCTGCAGGTCGTTCCAGACGGTGCGCACATTCGGATCGACGACGACGAGGTCTTGCGGGCACCGGTGCTGCACCCGGTCGAGCTTGCTCAAGGCACACACCGCGTGGTGATCGAGCATCCCGGGTACGTTACAGAGCGACGCGAGGTGGTCATCCAAGGCGGTAAGAGGGCCGAGGTCAACCTCGCGCTCGCCATGATCGGCGCGCAAGCGCCCACGGTTCCACCGCGGCCGGCCCCGGCGCCCACGCTCGCACCGGCTCCGCCAAAGCCTGCTGTGGCAACCCCCGTGAAGCCGGCACACGCGGGTCCTCCGGCGCCCATCGCGCCGGCAGCGGCTCCGGTTGCGCCCGCGCCGGCAGCGGCTCCGGTTGCGCCGGTTGCGCCCGCGCCGGCACCGGTAGTCGTGCCGAGCCCGGCTTTACCCCCGCCACAACCGCCGGCTGCCGCACCCGCGCCGCCGGCCCCGTTGGCGGCCGAGCCGCCGCTCCGCCCCACCGAGCCGCTGCCGCCGCTCGACGCCGAGCCAGCGCCGGACTACAGGACCGAGATCTGGTGGATGACCGGTATCACGGGCACGTTGCTCACCGCAAGCATCGCCACGGGCGTGCTGGCGGTCTACTTCAACCGCAAATTCGAGAGCTCGTATCCCGATGCGGGCAATCCCGCGCTTCCCACGGCGCAGCAGGACAAAGCCTGGGCTGATGCGGTCAACTCGGCGGACAACGCCCGCATGCTTGCCATCACCACGGACGTGCTGCTCGGAACTTCGGTCGTGACCGCGGGCATTGCGGCCTATTGGTGCTGGAAGGCCCAACCCGAGACCGAGGAAGCGATGGTGCGCTTGGCACCCGAGGTGGGTCCCCGCAAGCTCGCAATGCAGCTGCATGGACGGTTCTAGGCGATTCCAACCGCATGCTCCGGGCGCGCCGGCGCCCTTAGACCTGGAAAGATCCCGATTCCAGCAGCTCGCCGATGCGATTCAGGAATGCGTTCGCCGCGACGCCGTCCACGATGCGGTGGTCGTATGACAGTGCCATGTGCATCACGGGATGAATGGTGATTACGTCGTCACCGTCCACCTCCACCACTACAGGACGCTTCTTGATTTCGCCGATGCGCAGGATGCCTACGTTCGGCTGCGAGATGATCGCGGCGCCGTACAGGTTGCCGAGCCGGCCGGGATTCGAGATCGTGAAGGTCTTTGCCGCCAAGTCATCGGGAGTCAATTTGCCCTCGCGGGCCCGCTTGGCCACGTCATCGACAGCACGTGCCATCCCGCGCACGGTCAAGTCATCTGCGTTGCGCACGACGGGCACGACCAAGCCTTCGCTCGTTTCCACAGCGATGCCCAGGTGGATGCCCGAAAGCAGCACATAGGCATCGTCGAGCACACGGGCGTTCATGATGGGGTGCTCGCGCAGCGCGCCTGCGACCGCTGTGGCTACGAAGGCGAGGTACGTGAGCGATAGCCCTTCCCGCTTGAATTGCGCCTTGTGGCCTTCCCGCAGCTTCGATGTGCGCTGCAGGTCGCACTCGGCCACGGTCACGACATGCGGCGCCGTAAGCTGCGAGTACACCATGTGGTCGGCGATGATCCTGCGCCGGCGAGAAAACGGTACGATCTCGTCGCCGGTCTTCTCGATATACGGCTCTACCTTGAAGGCACCGGACGACGGGCGCGCACGCTCGGCCGCCGCAGTGCCCGAGGAGGTGATGCGCGCCAATCCCTGTGCAGCGCGAAGCACCTCGTCGCGCGTAACTCGCACCTCGCCCAGGTCGACCCCGTGCTCACGTGCCATCTTGCGCACGGCCGGCGAAGCGGCGAGTGCCTCGGTCGAGGCCCTGGGTGTGGAACCGTTGCCCGCTTCCAAGCTCGACGTGATGGTATCGGCCGCCAGGCCGGACCCGCCAACCGTGACCGTTGCACCATGGGGTCGTTTAGGTGCCGACGTTTCAGGCGCACGTCCTCCCGGGTCGGCACGCATTTCAGGTACCGGCTGTGTGGCCGCGGCTTGCAACGTCGGTGCAGCGGCGACAGCGGCCTCCGAGTCGATCTCGCATAGGACGTCGCCTACCGCGACCGTCGCACCTTCTTCGGCTACGATCTTCGCAAGTACACCCGACACCGGAGACGGTAGCTCACTATCCGCCTTGTCGGTGAGGATCTCGACGACGACCTGGTCCTTGTCGATGCGTTCGCCTACCTGCACACACCATCTACCGACCGTACCTTCAACCACGCTTTCTCCGAGCTGCGGCATCCTGACGGTTGTAGCCATTGATCACCACTCTCCGATGCAAATAGATGTAATGCTACGGCACGCGCCACGCAATCATGCACAGCCTTTTTGATGCAGACTGCGGCGGTGCCTGGGGTCGTGCGTTGGTGAGCCCAGATGCCCGGATGCACGACACGTCGTCCCGTCTTGCCAATCGGTCGGAGCCCCGGCACGGTAGCAGCCTGTGGCAGAACTCGAAAAACATGCGTTGAGGCGAGATCGGGGCTTCGTGGTAAAGCTCGTGCTGATCGTGCTCGCTGGCGCGCTGGTTGGCGCCTTCCTGTTTGGCCAACTGACCCAGGACAACCTCGGGGGGTGCCTGGCGCGGACCTTCTTTGGCAGCGATGCTCAGCGGGATAAGGCCGAATGATGCAGGTGGTGGTGTTACCGGCGTTCGGTTGCTGACAGCGGCCCGCCGACCAGTATCAGTACTTGCTCACGACGTCGTAGGCCGCCTTGGCCATTCGCTCGGGTCCAGCAAGGGGCTGGTTCGTCAACGCACAACCCGTGACGTTGTTGACAGGGGGCCGGCCCGAAGTCGGCGTCCACGTGTACGTGACGCCGACGTCTTGGGGTGCCGGAGGGCAGGCAAACCCCATCTGCATCGCGGTCATAAACCCGCCATCGGCGAGGATCTGCAACAGCGTGGCTTGGTCCTGCGGGGTCAGGGCGGCAGTGCTGGCAATTCCGTTCTTGGTCATCATGATCTCACCACCGAATCCCCTTCGACTTTTTTGCGCCTCGGAGCCGCGACTCCCGGTCACGGGTGGCTGTCGATTGTCGTCGAGGGCTGGCGGCGCTGGCAAGGCGCACCAAAGCCGTGGCGACGCGGGCTTTGGTGGGCCATGAAGGACTCGAACCTTCGGCCAAGGGATTAAGAATCCCCTGCTCTACCAACTGAGCTAATGGCCCGGCGACGTTGTAGATCAGCCCTGTCGGCGGCGCCAGCGCTTTTGTCGGCTCGACGCGACGGATCCAGTCTGCAACGCCGGCAGATCCGCGCGCCTTGCTGCATCGCGCGAATCGGAGGATTGCGCCAGCGGCGCCGGTGCGCGGCACGCTCGCGCAGCGAGCACACTTGACCCGCGACGAAGTTCCGGGTCAGTTCCGAAAGCGATCGGTAGCGGATACGAGCTCGTGAACGATCTCGGGCTCGAAGGCTGAGTGTCCCGATCGCTTGCAGATTCGGAAATCGGCCTCCGGCCACGCACGATGCAGGTCCCAGGCTGCTTGCATGGGACACACCACGTCGTAGCGACCGTGCACGATGACGCCGGGCAGGTGGCGAATCCGATCCACGTTGTCGATCAGCGCGTTGGGCGAACCCAAGAAGCCTTCGTTTACGAAGTAGTGACACTCGATGCGCGCGAAGGCCAAAGCGAAGTTCTCCGCCGCCATGTCCTTGAGCACGTCGGGAACCACGACCAAGCTGCTTGTGGATGCCTCCCAGATGCTCCAGGCACGTGCCGCGCG
This is a stretch of genomic DNA from Pseudomonadota bacterium. It encodes these proteins:
- a CDS encoding ABC transporter ATP-binding protein/permease, which codes for MVAVSPPPDQTAKAGLQEFLGVFRYSKRAVELVWSTSRLLTVALATFTLVAGVLPAAVAWVGQLIVDAVVAAAGTADPELRPVMRFVALEAGIVVVLTGAQRAIGVCQSLLRAMLGHRVNAIILEKALTLDVSHFEDSEFYDKLTRARREASTRPLSLVMRTFGLVQNAISLGSYGALLFRFSPIAVLVLFTAGLPAFVAETRFAGDAFRLFRWRSPETRKQMYLETVLAREDYVKEVKIFRLGPLLLERYRDIFTKLFAEDRNLTLRRGIWGYALGLVGTLAFYGAYGWVAWATIERQITLGEMTMYLLLFKQGQAAVAASLSAIGGMYEDNLYLSNLYEFLDQRVERPTGHRLQGIEPSLGIEFDDVSFTYPGSDGPSLSHVSFALRPGQSLALVGENGSGKTTLIKLLARLYEPSEGQIRIDGLDTRQWDEESLRKRISVIFQDFARYQMLVGENLGAGDVERFDDEARWKYAADTGMAAPFIERFPDRYRTQLGRWFKGGRELSGGQWQKVALSRAFMAGGADILVLDEPTAAMDAEAEATVFDHVRNRASGKMVVLISHRFSTVRSADRIVVLDRGTVIEEGSHDELIARDGRYARLFAVQAEGYR
- a CDS encoding PEGA domain-containing protein produces the protein MIMRLAAVFCTGMLLAGITRAQTTPASQAEQQEKDRAAELQRRAGQLFTAGLEAYDAGRYGTALFSFQEAYRIRPHPAVHVNMANCYDKLDKPLQAVFHFERFLRDMGRKASSRQRREVRAAVRRLRKRIGSLELQVVPDGAHIRIDDDEVLRAPVLHPVELAQGTHRVVIEHPGYVTERREVVIQGGKRAEVNLALAMIGAQAPTVPPRPAPAPTLAPAPPKPAVATPVKPAHAGPPAPIAPAAAPVAPAPAAAPVAPVAPAPAPVVVPSPALPPPQPPAAAPAPPAPLAAEPPLRPTEPLPPLDAEPAPDYRTEIWWMTGITGTLLTASIATGVLAVYFNRKFESSYPDAGNPALPTAQQDKAWADAVNSADNARMLAITTDVLLGTSVVTAGIAAYWCWKAQPETEEAMVRLAPEVGPRKLAMQLHGRF
- a CDS encoding 2-oxo acid dehydrogenase subunit E2, with the protein product MATTVRMPQLGESVVEGTVGRWCVQVGERIDKDQVVVEILTDKADSELPSPVSGVLAKIVAEEGATVAVGDVLCEIDSEAAVAAAPTLQAAATQPVPEMRADPGGRAPETSAPKRPHGATVTVGGSGLAADTITSSLEAGNGSTPRASTEALAASPAVRKMAREHGVDLGEVRVTRDEVLRAAQGLARITSSGTAAAERARPSSGAFKVEPYIEKTGDEIVPFSRRRRIIADHMVYSQLTAPHVVTVAECDLQRTSKLREGHKAQFKREGLSLTYLAFVATAVAGALREHPIMNARVLDDAYVLLSGIHLGIAVETSEGLVVPVVRNADDLTVRGMARAVDDVAKRAREGKLTPDDLAAKTFTISNPGRLGNLYGAAIISQPNVGILRIGEIKKRPVVVEVDGDDVITIHPVMHMALSYDHRIVDGVAANAFLNRIGELLESGSFQV